From a single Mangifera indica cultivar Alphonso chromosome 19, CATAS_Mindica_2.1, whole genome shotgun sequence genomic region:
- the LOC123203572 gene encoding zinc finger protein ZAT10-like: MALQALNSPTTPTPPFRFEEVNLHCVEPWTKRKRSKRPHNPPTEEEYLALCLVMLARGTTSVPVIPTASTSSQRQKSPQPPSAATTSLDQKLIFKCSICNKAFSSYQALGGHKASHRKGSGGDEQSTSTTTTTNTAATATAPHTTGRTHECSICHKSFPTGQALGGHKRCHYEGGEKSGVTSSEGVGSTITHSQVSHRDFDLNLPVLPEFSPAFFVSGDDEVESPHPAKKPRFLLPPKIEV, from the coding sequence ATGGCACTACAAGCTCTCAACTCTCCAACAACACCGACGCCTCCTTTCCGCTTTGAAGAAGTGAATCTTCACTGTGTTGAGCCGTGGACTAAGCGCAAAAGGTCGAAGCGTCCCCATAACCCTCCGACCGAAGAGGAGTATTTGGCTCTTTGTCTTGTCATGCTTGCTCGTGGAACCACCTCCGTCCCCGTCATACCCACCGCTAGCACCTCCTCACAGCGGCAGAAGTCTCCGCAACCTCCATCAGCTGCTACGACATCCTTGGACCAGAAGCTTATCTTCAAGTGCAGCATCTGCAACAAGGCGTTTTCTTCTTACCAAGCGCTGGGTGGACACAAGGCCAGTCACCGTAAAGGATCCGGCGGCGACGAGCAGTCAACCTCCACCACAACCACCACCAACACAGCCGCCACCGCCACCGCACCCCACACCACTGGCAGGACCCATGAGTGTTCCATCTGCCACAAGTCCTTTCCTACAGGTCAAGCCTTGGGCGGACACAAACGCTGTCACTACGAAGGCGGCGAAAAAAGCGGAGTGACATCATCTGAAGGTGTCGGGTCCACTATTACACATAGCCAAGTCAGTCACCGTGACTTTGACCTTAACCTGCCGGTGTTACCGGAATTCTCGCCTGCCTTCTTCGTCTCTGGTGATGATGAAGTGGAAAGCCCCCATCCTGCTAAAAAGCCCCGTTTCTTATTGCCACCCAAAATTGAAGTCTAG